From Cellulomonas chengniuliangii, the proteins below share one genomic window:
- the serS gene encoding serine--tRNA ligase — protein MIDLRLVREDPDLVRASQRARGDDPGLVDQVLDADARRRSALTDYERLRAEQKALGKQVASAQGDEKSALLAQAKQLAEQVKALQADAEAADVAAGELARSIGNVIEDGVPAGGEDDYVVLRHEGTPRDFAAEGFTPRDHLELGEMLAAIDTERGAKVSGARFYYLTGVGARLELALLNAAVDRALANGFTPVITPTLVKPEVMAGTGFLGAHADEIYRLEADDLYLVGTSEVALAGYHSGEILDLADGPLRYAGWSACYRREAGSYGKDTRGIIRVHQFHKVEAFSYTTVEDAAAEHRRILGWEEEMLALAGLPYRVIDTAAGDLGMSAARKFDCEAWLPTQERYLELTSTSNCTTFQARRLGIRERTASGETRPVATLNGTLATTRWIVAILENHQLPDGSVRVPEGLRPYLGGLEVLEPVTR, from the coding sequence GTGATCGACCTGCGACTCGTCCGTGAGGACCCCGACCTCGTCCGTGCCAGCCAGCGTGCCCGAGGGGACGACCCGGGGCTCGTCGACCAGGTGCTCGACGCCGACGCCCGCCGCCGGTCCGCGCTGACGGACTACGAGCGGCTGCGCGCCGAGCAGAAGGCGCTCGGCAAGCAGGTCGCGTCCGCGCAGGGCGACGAGAAGTCGGCGCTGCTGGCCCAGGCCAAGCAGCTCGCCGAGCAGGTCAAGGCGCTGCAGGCCGACGCGGAGGCCGCCGACGTCGCGGCCGGCGAGCTCGCGCGCAGCATCGGCAACGTCATCGAGGACGGCGTCCCCGCCGGCGGCGAGGACGACTACGTGGTGCTGCGCCACGAGGGCACGCCACGGGACTTCGCCGCGGAGGGCTTCACGCCGCGGGACCACCTCGAGCTGGGCGAGATGCTGGCCGCGATCGACACCGAGCGCGGCGCCAAGGTCTCCGGCGCACGGTTCTACTACCTCACCGGCGTCGGGGCCCGCCTCGAGCTCGCGCTGCTCAACGCCGCCGTCGACCGCGCCCTCGCGAACGGGTTCACGCCGGTGATCACCCCGACGCTGGTCAAGCCCGAGGTCATGGCCGGCACCGGGTTCCTCGGCGCGCACGCGGACGAGATCTACCGGCTCGAGGCGGACGACCTGTACCTGGTGGGCACCAGCGAGGTCGCGCTCGCGGGCTACCACTCGGGGGAGATCCTCGACCTGGCGGACGGCCCGCTGCGGTACGCGGGCTGGTCGGCCTGCTACCGCCGCGAGGCGGGCTCGTACGGCAAGGACACCCGCGGCATCATCCGCGTGCACCAGTTCCACAAGGTCGAGGCGTTCAGCTACACCACCGTCGAGGACGCCGCCGCGGAGCACCGCCGCATCCTCGGCTGGGAGGAGGAGATGCTGGCGCTGGCCGGGCTTCCCTACCGGGTGATCGACACCGCCGCCGGCGACCTGGGCATGAGCGCCGCCCGCAAGTTCGACTGCGAGGCGTGGCTTCCCACCCAGGAGCGCTACCTCGAGCTCACGTCGACGTCCAACTGCACGACGTTCCAGGCGCGCCGCCTGGGCATCCGGGAGCGCACCGCCTCGGGGGAGACGCGTCCCGTCGCCACCCTGAACGGGACGCTCGCCACGACCCGCTGGATCGTGGCGATCCTGGAGAACCACCAGCTGCCCGACGGCTCGGTGCGTGTGCCGGAAGGCCTGCGCCCCTACCTCGGCGGCCTCGAGGTCTTGGAGCCGGTGACTCGATGA
- the pheA gene encoding prephenate dehydratase: MPVPRYAYLGPAGTFTEAALRQVASPDEARYLPQTDVVSAIEAVRSHQADFAVVAIESTAEGGVTATLDALAVGEPLVLLREMLVPVGFTLVAAPGVRLEDVRRISAHPHAWVQCRRWLAEHVPGAVHVPATSNTAPAALIAEQVASGGGPQLAFDAALVPPPAVAHYGLEVLAEHVEDNDRAVTRFVLVGRPGEVPPPTGADKTTLDVHLPSNEAGALLDMLEQFAARGVNLSRIESRPIGDALGRYSFSIDAEGHIADERMGEVLIGLHRVCPHVRFLGSYPRADDVQAVVRRGTADEDFVAAREWLRSLRAGRTH, translated from the coding sequence ATGCCCGTCCCGCGCTACGCGTACCTCGGCCCCGCCGGCACGTTCACCGAGGCCGCGCTGCGCCAGGTGGCCTCGCCGGACGAGGCCCGGTACCTGCCGCAGACGGACGTGGTCTCCGCGATCGAGGCGGTCCGCTCCCACCAGGCCGATTTCGCGGTGGTCGCCATCGAGAGCACCGCCGAGGGCGGCGTCACCGCGACCCTCGACGCGCTCGCGGTGGGCGAGCCGCTGGTGCTGCTGCGCGAGATGCTCGTGCCCGTCGGCTTCACGCTGGTCGCGGCGCCGGGCGTCCGCCTCGAGGACGTGCGCCGCATCTCGGCCCACCCGCACGCCTGGGTGCAGTGCCGCCGCTGGCTCGCCGAGCACGTTCCGGGCGCCGTCCACGTGCCCGCCACGTCCAACACCGCCCCCGCCGCCCTCATCGCCGAGCAGGTGGCCAGCGGTGGCGGCCCCCAGCTCGCGTTCGACGCCGCCTTGGTCCCGCCGCCCGCCGTCGCGCACTACGGCCTCGAGGTGCTCGCCGAGCACGTCGAGGACAACGACCGGGCCGTCACCCGGTTCGTGCTCGTGGGCCGCCCGGGCGAGGTGCCGCCGCCCACGGGCGCCGACAAGACGACGCTCGACGTGCACCTGCCCAGCAACGAGGCGGGCGCGCTGCTGGACATGCTCGAGCAGTTCGCCGCCCGCGGCGTGAACCTCTCCCGCATCGAGTCGCGGCCCATCGGCGACGCGCTCGGGCGGTACTCGTTCTCGATCGACGCCGAGGGCCACATCGCCGACGAGCGCATGGGCGAGGTGCTGATCGGCCTGCACCGGGTCTGCCCGCACGTGCGGTTCCTCGGCTCCTACCCGCGGGCGGACGACGTGCAGGCCGTGGTGCGGCGCGGCACCGCCGACGAGGACTTCGTCGCGGCGCGCGAGTGGCTGCGCTCGCTGCGCGCCGGCCGCACGCACTGA
- a CDS encoding diacylglycerol/lipid kinase family protein — translation MTWEAWVAIGALVLAGCAVVIAVVVLRRLRELRLKVAADAAAAEGDASDAEPAEPRLVAFIANPSKPDVAAARGEILRATAEIGLTTPLWLETTVEDPGVGQAREAVRRGADVVVVVGGDGTVRAVAEALTGTKVAMGIVPVGTGNLLARNLDLPLGDPAAALRIALEGSDRTIDVGWLRVLRDGSVEDDVTSPAERIAPGAQASRDHIFLVIAGVGFDAAMIADTDDNLKARVGWIAYFVSGIRHLHGRRLRVTVRLDGAPPETLRLRSLLVGNCGRLPGGLTLLPDALIDDGWLDVAAIDTRGGVAGWAQLFGEVVLQGVGVRTELPAKIGRIDHTRARTIHARFSSTEPVQVDGDIVGRACDVEARVEEGALVVRVARA, via the coding sequence ATGACATGGGAGGCGTGGGTCGCGATCGGCGCCCTGGTGCTGGCCGGCTGCGCTGTGGTCATCGCCGTGGTGGTGCTGCGGCGGCTGCGGGAGTTGCGCCTGAAGGTCGCGGCGGACGCTGCGGCGGCCGAGGGGGACGCGTCCGATGCCGAGCCCGCGGAGCCTCGGCTGGTCGCGTTCATCGCGAACCCGTCCAAGCCCGATGTGGCGGCCGCGCGCGGCGAGATACTGCGGGCGACAGCCGAGATCGGCCTGACGACACCGCTGTGGCTCGAGACCACCGTCGAGGACCCGGGTGTCGGCCAGGCGCGTGAGGCCGTGCGGCGTGGCGCGGACGTGGTGGTGGTGGTGGGCGGCGACGGCACCGTCCGTGCGGTCGCCGAGGCGCTGACGGGAACCAAGGTGGCGATGGGCATCGTGCCGGTGGGGACCGGCAACCTGCTGGCGCGCAACCTCGACCTGCCGCTGGGCGACCCTGCCGCGGCGCTGCGCATCGCCTTGGAGGGATCCGACCGGACGATCGACGTGGGCTGGCTGCGGGTGCTGCGGGACGGCTCGGTGGAGGACGACGTGACATCGCCCGCCGAGCGGATCGCGCCCGGCGCCCAGGCGTCCCGCGATCACATCTTCTTGGTGATCGCCGGCGTCGGCTTCGACGCGGCGATGATCGCCGACACCGACGACAACCTCAAGGCCCGGGTCGGCTGGATCGCCTACTTCGTCTCAGGGATCCGGCACCTGCACGGACGGCGGTTGCGCGTGACTGTCCGCCTCGACGGCGCCCCGCCGGAGACCCTGCGCCTGCGCAGCCTGCTGGTGGGCAACTGCGGACGGCTGCCTGGAGGGCTCACCCTGCTGCCTGACGCGCTCATCGACGACGGCTGGCTCGACGTCGCGGCGATCGACACCCGGGGCGGGGTGGCCGGCTGGGCGCAGCTCTTCGGCGAGGTCGTGCTGCAGGGCGTGGGGGTGCGCACCGAGCTTCCCGCGAAGATCGGCCGGATCGACCACACCCGGGCCCGCACGATCCACGCCCGGTTCTCGAGCACCGAGCCGGTGCAGGTGGACGGCGACATCGTCGGTCGGGCGTGCGACGTCGAGGCCCGCGTCGAGGAGGGCGCCCTCGTGGTGCGGGTCGCCCGCGCCTGA